The Euzebya rosea genomic sequence CGGTCGGGACCGTGGACCTGCCGCCGCCGGTCAACGTCGACGACGTGGACCTCGACGGCGACGTCATCGTCCTCGACACGCGCCAGCCGGAGGCCTACGCGAGCGGACACATCCCCGGTGCGCTCAACGTCGGCTACGGCTCCTCGTTCCCCACCTGGGCCGGCACCGTCCTGCCCGAGGGGGCCCGTACGCTCGTGGTCGTCGACGACACCGACCAGCTCGAGGAGATCACGTGGGACCTCCTGCGGATCGGCTACGACCGTCCTGTCGGGCACCTGCGCGGCGGCATGTTCTCGTGGCGGACGGCGGGCCGCCCGATGGCCAGCCTGCCGACCGTGACCGTGCAGGACCTCGCCGACGACCTCGACCGGTACCACGTCCTCGACGTCCGCCAGCCCGGTGAGTGGGCGGACGGGCATGCGCCCGGTGCCCAGTTCATCACCGGCGCAGAGCTGCCCTCCCGCATCGACGAGGTGCCTGCCGACCGTGACGTCCTCGTCGTCTGCGGCAGCGGCTTCCGGTCGACGGTCGCCTCAGCGCTGCTCCGGCACCACGGCCGCGACAACATCACCAACCTGCTCGGCGGCATGAGCGCATGGAACGCGGCGGACCTGCCGACGACCTCCGACGACGCCTGATCGACCACCGGGCTCGAGCACACACACCGAACGCACGCACCACCACAGGAGTGCCAGCAATGAGCGACTACACCATCACCGTCACCCTCGACATCGCCCCGGCCGACGCGGAGGAGAAGGTCCGCGCGGCCCTGGCCGAGCAGGGCTTCGGCATCCTCAGCGAGATCGACGTCCAGTCCGCCCTGAAGGACAAGCTGGGCGAGGACGTCGGTCCCTACAGGATCCTCGGCGCATGCAACCCACCGCTCGCACGGCAGGCCATCGAGGCCGACCCGGACATCGGCGCGCTGCTGCCCTGCAACGTCCTGCTCCGTGGAAACGCCGACGGCGGCACGGACGTCGTCGCGGCCGACCCCATGGCCATGCTGCGCATGGCCGGCG encodes the following:
- a CDS encoding DUF302 domain-containing protein, with the protein product MSDYTITVTLDIAPADAEEKVRAALAEQGFGILSEIDVQSALKDKLGEDVGPYRILGACNPPLARQAIEADPDIGALLPCNVLLRGNADGGTDVVAADPMAMLRMAGDALSDVGSDARERLERALEGLTQ